A genomic segment from Streptosporangium roseum DSM 43021 encodes:
- a CDS encoding PQQ-dependent sugar dehydrogenase: MHSSRSPGRHRHRHRLIPLVAAVALLIMSPSVIPAAPAAAAPPVDPAGFQQVTLAKGVAEVGEPMSLAVLPDRSVLHTARDGTVRITDAAGATKVSGKIPVYFNDEEGMQGIGVDPGFAANRFVYLYYAPPLSTPPNGAPLEGTAADFARFDGVNRLSRFRLNTDGTLDTASEKTVLDVKTSRGACCHVGGDIDFDAAGNLYLTTGDDSEPGFNDGYAPLDDRPNRNPFLDAQRGAANTNDLRGKVLRIKVGADGSYTIPAGNMFPQGTPGTRPEIYAMGFRNPFRMSVDKATGVVYLGDYGPDAGAAGPRGPGGQVEFNRITGPGFYGWPYCTGGNTPAETYARYDYATATVGAKYDCAGGPENTSRNNTGQTRLPAAKPAWIAYDGCSLPEFGCGAESPMGGVVYRYSAALNSPVKFPQSLDGHFLAGELQRKWIKDIEVTAGGGRGTIQPFPWSGTLVMDMAFGPDGALYVLDYGTGWFNGNQDSALYRIEHIGTGGRAPIAKAAADRVSGKAPLTVAFSSAGSSDPDGGALTYSWTFGDGGTSTAANPTHTYTADGRRTATLTVRDGTGLTATADVVINVGNTAPTVTVQLPADGQVFSFGDAVPYRITATDPEDAAIDCARVKMTYILGHDTHGHPLASATGCSGTIQTPANGEHDGAANLFGVWDAEYTDGGGLTTHAQHVTQPKNRQAEHYTASQGVALFDKAAAHGAKTVGNIDNGDWIAFEPYVLNGVSKLTARVSSGGIGGTIQVRAGSPTGTLLGTATVQPTGGWETFTDVTATLSGAPPGTTALHLVFAGGTGALFDVDDFTLTVGSGPPPTPVLLSSGRPVTASSTEGAGFAAGNVVDGNAGTRWSSAFSDPQWVSVDLGSVRQVSRVRLQWEAAYGKAYRVETSVDGVSWSQVHSTVAGDGGADDIAFPAVGARHVRVYGTQRATVWGYSLWELEVYGA; encoded by the coding sequence ATGCACTCTTCCCGGAGCCCCGGCCGCCACCGCCACCGCCACCGCCTGATCCCGCTCGTCGCCGCGGTGGCCCTTCTGATCATGTCCCCGTCCGTCATCCCCGCCGCCCCGGCCGCCGCCGCCCCGCCCGTCGATCCCGCCGGATTCCAGCAGGTCACGCTGGCCAAGGGCGTCGCCGAGGTGGGGGAGCCCATGTCCCTGGCGGTGCTGCCGGACCGCTCGGTCCTGCACACCGCCCGCGACGGCACGGTCCGGATCACCGACGCCGCGGGGGCCACCAAGGTGTCGGGCAAGATCCCTGTCTACTTCAACGACGAGGAGGGCATGCAGGGCATCGGCGTCGACCCCGGCTTCGCCGCCAACCGGTTCGTCTACCTCTACTACGCGCCGCCGCTGTCCACCCCGCCGAACGGGGCGCCGCTCGAAGGCACCGCGGCCGACTTCGCCCGCTTCGACGGCGTCAACCGGCTGTCGCGCTTCAGGCTGAACACCGACGGGACGCTCGACACCGCGAGCGAGAAGACCGTCCTGGACGTGAAGACCAGCCGGGGCGCCTGCTGCCACGTCGGCGGCGACATCGACTTCGACGCCGCGGGCAACCTCTACCTGACCACCGGCGACGACTCCGAGCCCGGTTTCAACGACGGCTACGCGCCCCTCGACGACCGGCCCAACCGCAACCCCTTCCTCGACGCGCAGCGGGGCGCCGCCAACACCAACGACCTGCGCGGCAAGGTGCTCCGCATCAAGGTCGGCGCCGACGGGTCGTACACGATCCCGGCCGGGAACATGTTCCCTCAGGGAACGCCGGGCACCCGCCCGGAGATCTACGCGATGGGCTTCCGCAACCCGTTCCGGATGAGCGTCGACAAGGCCACCGGTGTGGTCTACCTCGGCGACTACGGTCCCGACGCGGGCGCCGCCGGTCCCCGGGGGCCGGGCGGCCAGGTCGAGTTCAACCGGATCACCGGGCCCGGCTTCTACGGCTGGCCGTACTGCACCGGCGGCAACACCCCGGCCGAGACCTACGCCCGCTACGACTACGCCACCGCGACCGTCGGGGCGAAGTACGACTGCGCGGGCGGGCCGGAGAACACCTCGCGCAACAACACCGGCCAGACCAGGCTGCCCGCGGCCAAGCCCGCCTGGATCGCCTACGACGGCTGCTCGCTGCCGGAGTTCGGCTGCGGCGCGGAGTCGCCGATGGGCGGCGTCGTCTACCGCTACTCCGCCGCGCTGAACTCGCCGGTCAAGTTCCCGCAGTCGCTCGACGGGCACTTCCTCGCCGGCGAGCTCCAGCGCAAGTGGATCAAGGACATCGAGGTCACCGCGGGCGGCGGCCGCGGCACCATCCAGCCGTTCCCGTGGTCGGGCACGCTGGTGATGGACATGGCCTTCGGCCCGGACGGCGCCCTCTACGTGCTCGACTACGGCACCGGCTGGTTCAACGGCAACCAGGACTCCGCCCTCTACCGCATCGAGCACATCGGGACCGGCGGGCGGGCGCCCATCGCCAAGGCGGCGGCGGACCGCGTCTCCGGGAAGGCGCCGCTGACCGTGGCGTTCTCCTCGGCGGGCAGCTCCGACCCGGACGGCGGTGCCCTCACCTACTCCTGGACGTTCGGTGACGGCGGCACCTCCACCGCCGCCAACCCCACCCACACCTACACCGCCGACGGCAGGCGCACGGCCACGCTGACCGTCAGGGACGGCACCGGTCTGACCGCGACGGCCGACGTGGTGATCAACGTCGGCAACACCGCGCCGACCGTGACCGTCCAGCTCCCGGCCGACGGCCAGGTGTTCTCCTTCGGGGACGCCGTGCCGTACCGGATCACCGCCACCGACCCGGAGGACGCCGCGATCGACTGCGCGCGGGTGAAGATGACCTACATCCTCGGTCACGACACCCACGGCCACCCGCTCGCCTCGGCCACCGGCTGCTCCGGCACGATCCAGACGCCCGCGAACGGCGAGCACGACGGAGCCGCCAACCTCTTCGGCGTCTGGGACGCCGAGTACACCGACGGCGGCGGCCTGACCACCCACGCCCAGCACGTCACCCAGCCGAAGAACCGGCAGGCCGAGCACTACACGGCCTCCCAGGGCGTCGCCCTGTTCGACAAGGCGGCCGCGCACGGCGCGAAGACCGTCGGCAACATCGACAACGGCGACTGGATCGCCTTCGAGCCCTACGTCCTCAACGGCGTCTCCAAGCTCACCGCCCGTGTCTCCTCGGGCGGGATCGGCGGGACCATCCAGGTCAGGGCCGGATCGCCGACCGGGACGTTGCTGGGCACCGCGACCGTGCAGCCGACGGGCGGCTGGGAGACCTTCACCGACGTCACCGCCACGCTGTCGGGCGCGCCGCCCGGAACGACGGCGCTCCACCTGGTCTTCGCCGGCGGGACGGGCGCGCTGTTCGACGTGGACGACTTCACCCTGACCGTCGGGTCGGGCCCGCCGCCCACGCCCGTGCTGCTGTCGTCGGGCCGTCCTGTCACCGCCTCCTCGACGGAGGGAGCGGGGTTCGCGGCGGGCAACGTGGTGGACGGCAACGCCGGGACGCGGTGGTCGTCGGCGTTCTCCGATCCGCAGTGGGTCTCGGTGGATCTGGGTTCGGTCAGGCAGGTCAGCCGGGTGAGGCTGCAGTGGGAGGCGGCCTACGGGAAGGCTTACCGGGTCGAGACGTCGGTCGACGGCGTGAGCTGGTCGCAGGTCCATTCCACCGTCGCGGGTGACGGTGGTGCGGACGACATCGCCTTCCCGGCGGTGGGTGCCCGTCATGTGCGGGTGTACGGCACGCAGCGCGCCACGGTCTGGGGCTACTCCCTGTGGGAACTGGAGGTCTACGGTGCGTAA
- a CDS encoding lytic polysaccharide monooxygenase has product MHLRHKAATAAAALTVGSLLALLPSAPAVAHGSMSNPPSRAYVCKTEGPETPKSEACKAAVAAGGTQAFYDWHEVSRLEAGGNHRAIIPDGKLCSAGREKYRGLDLARTDWPATRVSPGPLTITYHATAPHSNSNFEFYITKQSWNPTQPLRWSDLEPIKTFNNQNPSTFTNWTINLPQRSGRQLVYSIWQRVVGSTEAFYTCSDVDFGGGTTPTPTPTPTPTVTPTPTPTPTPSTQPGGTWSAGAAYTAGTRVTYGGLTYQCLQPHTALPGWEPPNVPSLWQRV; this is encoded by the coding sequence GTGCACCTGCGACACAAGGCGGCCACCGCGGCCGCCGCACTCACCGTTGGATCTCTGCTCGCCCTGTTGCCGTCCGCTCCGGCGGTCGCCCACGGATCCATGTCGAACCCGCCCAGCCGCGCCTACGTCTGCAAGACGGAGGGTCCGGAAACCCCCAAGTCGGAGGCGTGCAAGGCGGCCGTCGCGGCCGGTGGCACCCAGGCGTTCTACGACTGGCACGAGGTCTCCCGCCTTGAGGCCGGCGGCAACCACCGCGCGATCATCCCGGACGGCAAGCTGTGCAGCGCCGGGCGGGAGAAGTATCGCGGGCTCGACCTCGCCCGGACCGACTGGCCCGCCACCCGGGTCTCCCCGGGGCCGCTGACGATCACCTACCACGCGACCGCGCCCCACTCGAACAGCAACTTCGAGTTCTACATCACCAAGCAGAGCTGGAACCCGACCCAGCCGCTGCGATGGTCGGACCTGGAGCCCATCAAGACGTTCAACAACCAGAACCCCAGCACGTTCACCAACTGGACGATCAACCTCCCGCAGCGCAGCGGCCGCCAGCTCGTCTACTCGATCTGGCAGCGCGTGGTGGGCAGCACCGAGGCCTTCTACACCTGCTCCGACGTGGACTTCGGCGGCGGCACCACCCCGACGCCCACGCCCACGCCCACGCCGACTGTGACTCCGACCCCGACGCCCACGCCGACCCCCAGCACCCAGCCGGGCGGCACCTGGAGCGCGGGCGCCGCCTACACGGCGGGCACGCGGGTGACCTACGGTGGCCTGACCTACCAGTGCCTGCAGCCGCACACCGCGCTGCCGGGCTGGGAGCCGCCGAACGTCCCCTCCCTGTGGCAGCGCGTCTGA
- a CDS encoding SDR family oxidoreductase, protein MKNKIVVVTGASGGVGRAVVRRLAARGATVALIARGTTGLGSAAVEAGAAGGTGLVYEADVSDYQQVRDAAERIERDVGPIDVWINVAFSSVFAPFSEITPEEFERATQVTYLGYVWGTRVALDLMRPRDRGTIVQAGSALAYRGIPLQAAYCGAKHAIKGFTESVRTELLGEGSGIKITMVQLPALNTPQFSWVLSRLGRHPQPVPPIYDPEVAARALVFAAEHPGRREYWVGGSTAATLLAQRIAPGLLDRCLARSGRESQQTKAQAPTGVANLWKPADEDDDYGAHGTFDHRSHARSAQAWLSRHRRLAALALAGGAAVAALARRGRS, encoded by the coding sequence ATGAAGAACAAGATCGTGGTGGTGACCGGGGCCAGCGGCGGGGTGGGCCGGGCGGTGGTCAGGCGACTGGCCGCCCGCGGCGCCACCGTGGCGCTGATCGCCCGGGGTACGACCGGTCTGGGCTCCGCCGCGGTGGAGGCCGGCGCGGCGGGTGGCACCGGTCTGGTCTACGAGGCCGATGTGTCCGACTACCAGCAGGTCAGAGATGCCGCAGAACGGATCGAGAGGGACGTAGGGCCGATCGATGTCTGGATCAATGTGGCCTTCTCCTCGGTCTTCGCCCCCTTCTCGGAGATCACGCCGGAGGAGTTCGAGCGGGCCACCCAGGTCACCTACCTGGGCTACGTCTGGGGGACGCGGGTGGCGCTGGATCTGATGCGTCCCCGCGACCGGGGGACGATCGTGCAGGCCGGATCGGCGCTGGCCTACCGGGGCATCCCGCTGCAGGCGGCCTACTGCGGGGCCAAGCACGCGATCAAGGGGTTCACCGAGTCGGTCAGGACCGAGCTGCTCGGCGAGGGGAGCGGCATCAAGATCACCATGGTGCAGCTCCCCGCGCTGAACACCCCGCAGTTCTCCTGGGTGCTGTCCAGGCTGGGCCGTCATCCCCAGCCGGTTCCGCCGATCTACGATCCCGAGGTGGCGGCGCGGGCGCTGGTGTTCGCGGCCGAGCATCCAGGGCGGCGTGAATACTGGGTGGGCGGTTCGACGGCCGCCACCCTGCTCGCACAGCGGATCGCCCCCGGGCTGCTCGACCGCTGTCTCGCCCGCTCCGGCCGGGAGAGCCAGCAGACGAAGGCCCAGGCTCCCACCGGCGTGGCCAACCTGTGGAAGCCCGCCGACGAGGACGACGACTACGGCGCCCACGGCACCTTCGACCACCGTTCCCACGCCCGCAGCGCGCAGGCGTGGCTCTCCCGCCACCGCCGCCTGGCGGCCCTCGCCCTGGCCGGTGGAGCCGCCGTCGCCGCGCTCGCCCGCCGGGGAAGGTCCTGA
- a CDS encoding DUF305 domain-containing protein, whose translation MVKRAGPIVLAAFLLTGCGAHSIQELKGGGSGHAAHGAAPTPGGTAVPGRDYNPADVMFLQMLMAHNGQGVQLARLAPDRATREEVRTLAAAIATTQETEAASMSERLIGWRQPATASADAHAAHGGMPGVGKEEIAAVAEAAPADFEKKFLNMMIAQQDDAVQLARMEVATGLNAEVKAMAERVEASRSAQIEQMLALLDR comes from the coding sequence ATGGTGAAGCGCGCGGGCCCGATCGTCCTGGCCGCCTTCCTTCTCACCGGCTGCGGCGCCCACAGCATCCAGGAGCTCAAGGGCGGCGGCAGCGGCCACGCGGCGCACGGTGCCGCGCCCACCCCGGGCGGGACGGCCGTCCCCGGCAGGGACTACAACCCGGCCGACGTGATGTTCCTCCAGATGCTGATGGCCCACAACGGCCAGGGCGTGCAGCTGGCACGGCTGGCGCCGGACCGGGCCACCCGCGAGGAGGTCAGGACGCTGGCGGCGGCGATCGCCACGACCCAGGAGACGGAGGCCGCGTCGATGTCCGAACGGCTGATCGGCTGGCGCCAGCCCGCCACGGCCAGTGCCGACGCGCACGCCGCCCACGGAGGCATGCCGGGGGTGGGCAAGGAGGAGATCGCCGCGGTCGCCGAGGCCGCTCCGGCCGACTTCGAGAAGAAGTTCCTCAACATGATGATCGCCCAGCAGGACGACGCCGTCCAGCTGGCCAGGATGGAGGTGGCCACCGGCCTGAACGCCGAGGTCAAGGCGATGGCGGAGCGGGTCGAGGCCTCGCGTTCCGCACAGATCGAGCAGATGCTGGCGCTGCTGGACCGGTGA
- a CDS encoding DUF4235 domain-containing protein, whose translation MSGMIGGAIAGAIFKQVWKFASGKDDAPQATSDEYGWREILVASAIQGAIFGVVKAAIDRSAARSIHRATGK comes from the coding sequence GTGAGCGGAATGATCGGCGGTGCCATCGCCGGCGCCATCTTCAAGCAGGTCTGGAAGTTCGCGTCGGGCAAGGACGACGCGCCCCAGGCGACGTCCGATGAGTACGGCTGGCGAGAGATCCTGGTCGCGTCGGCCATCCAGGGCGCGATCTTCGGCGTGGTCAAGGCCGCGATCGACAGGTCCGCGGCGCGGAGCATTCACCGAGCCACCGGCAAGTGA
- a CDS encoding NADP-dependent oxidoreductase, producing MRAAAFSEFGGPEVLRAMEIETPEAGEGQVRVRVRAAGVQPFDLAVREGWTPAGVSGDLPRIPGNEFAGVVDQVGEGVRGISAGDEVLGFNLLNSYAEYVVVPAENVTAKPANMPWEVAGGFTAGTQTAYIALRQLGVGEGDTVLVHAAAGSVGTAAVQLARIWGATVIGTAREENHDYLRSLGATPVAYGEGLLERVRALAPGGVDMVLDGAGGEALDVSLQLVKGDRIVTLVEHGRAEELGVQLTKGVRLASRLAELAELYSDGRLTFPVRRTYPLDRAADAHREVETRHGRGKVVLTVG from the coding sequence ATGAGAGCTGCTGCTTTTTCCGAGTTCGGCGGGCCCGAGGTGCTGCGGGCCATGGAGATCGAGACCCCCGAGGCGGGGGAGGGGCAGGTGCGGGTGCGGGTCCGGGCGGCGGGTGTGCAACCGTTCGACCTGGCCGTGCGCGAGGGATGGACGCCGGCCGGGGTGAGCGGGGATCTGCCCCGGATTCCCGGTAACGAGTTCGCCGGGGTCGTCGACCAGGTGGGCGAGGGAGTGCGCGGGATCTCCGCGGGAGACGAGGTGCTGGGCTTCAACCTGCTGAACTCCTACGCCGAATACGTCGTGGTCCCGGCCGAGAACGTCACGGCCAAGCCCGCGAACATGCCCTGGGAGGTGGCGGGCGGTTTCACCGCCGGAACCCAGACCGCCTACATCGCCCTGCGGCAGCTCGGGGTGGGGGAGGGCGACACGGTCCTGGTCCACGCCGCCGCAGGCTCGGTCGGCACCGCCGCGGTGCAGCTCGCCCGGATCTGGGGGGCCACGGTCATCGGCACCGCGCGCGAGGAGAACCACGACTACCTGCGCTCGCTCGGCGCGACCCCCGTCGCGTACGGCGAGGGCCTGCTGGAGCGGGTGCGCGCCCTGGCCCCCGGCGGGGTGGACATGGTCCTGGACGGCGCGGGAGGCGAGGCGCTCGACGTCTCGCTGCAGCTGGTCAAGGGCGACCGCATCGTCACGCTGGTCGAGCACGGCAGGGCGGAGGAGCTGGGCGTCCAGCTGACCAAGGGGGTGCGGCTGGCCTCCCGTCTCGCCGAGCTCGCCGAGCTCTACTCCGACGGCAGGCTCACCTTCCCCGTCCGCCGGACCTATCCGCTGGACCGGGCCGCCGACGCCCACCGAGAGGTCGAGACCCGCCACGGCCGCGGCAAGGTCGTTCTCACCGTCGGCTGA
- a CDS encoding glycosyltransferase yields the protein MKIAMVSEHASPLATVGGADAGGQNVHVASLSRALAARGHDVTVYTRREAPSQPEEVDFAPGVTVVHVPAGPAVVLAKDDLLPWMPDFSRWLARRWHAGPPDLAHSHFWMSGLATLAAARDTAVPTVHTFHALGTVKRRHQGKADTSPRERIETEALVARQADAVIATCADEVAELGRMRMPGNSTSIVPCGVDLDAFTPTGPKMDLGPGPILLAIGRAVPRKGVETTIRALRHVPDATLVVAGGAPGEPEPARLARIAEMCGVAHRVRFLGKVDRDDVPALMRAADVVVSVPWYEPFGIVPLEAMACGVPVVASAVGGHLDTVVPGVTGLLVPPRKPAALGRALRGLLADPFLLTAYGIAAADRARSRYDWGRVAAQTVAVYTDVLTSLGRSPGMTGVFPGTGAA from the coding sequence ATGAAGATCGCGATGGTGTCCGAGCACGCCAGCCCTCTGGCGACCGTCGGCGGTGCCGACGCCGGAGGACAGAACGTCCACGTCGCCTCCCTCTCCCGCGCCCTCGCCGCTCGGGGACACGACGTGACCGTCTACACCCGCAGGGAGGCCCCCTCCCAGCCGGAAGAGGTCGACTTCGCCCCCGGGGTCACCGTGGTCCACGTCCCGGCCGGTCCCGCCGTGGTCCTGGCCAAGGACGACCTGCTCCCCTGGATGCCGGACTTCAGCCGGTGGCTCGCCCGGCGCTGGCATGCCGGACCGCCCGACCTCGCGCACAGCCACTTCTGGATGAGCGGCCTGGCCACGCTGGCCGCCGCCCGGGACACCGCGGTGCCCACCGTGCACACCTTCCACGCGCTCGGCACGGTGAAGCGGCGCCACCAGGGGAAGGCCGACACCAGTCCGCGCGAGCGCATCGAGACCGAGGCGCTCGTCGCCCGCCAGGCGGACGCGGTGATCGCGACCTGCGCCGACGAGGTGGCGGAGCTGGGCCGGATGCGGATGCCGGGCAACTCCACGAGCATCGTCCCCTGCGGCGTGGACCTGGACGCCTTCACCCCGACCGGCCCGAAGATGGACCTAGGCCCCGGGCCGATCCTGCTCGCCATCGGCCGGGCGGTCCCGCGCAAGGGCGTGGAGACCACGATCCGGGCACTGCGCCACGTGCCGGACGCCACGCTCGTGGTCGCGGGCGGCGCTCCCGGCGAGCCGGAGCCGGCCCGCCTGGCGCGGATCGCCGAGATGTGCGGTGTGGCGCACCGTGTCCGGTTCCTCGGCAAGGTGGACCGCGACGACGTCCCGGCACTGATGCGCGCGGCGGACGTCGTGGTCAGCGTGCCCTGGTACGAGCCGTTCGGCATCGTGCCGCTGGAGGCCATGGCCTGCGGCGTGCCGGTGGTCGCCTCCGCCGTGGGCGGGCATCTGGACACGGTCGTCCCCGGCGTCACCGGCCTGCTGGTCCCGCCGCGCAAGCCGGCCGCTCTCGGCCGCGCCCTGCGCGGCCTGCTCGCCGACCCGTTCCTGCTCACGGCGTACGGCATCGCCGCCGCCGACCGGGCGAGGTCCCGCTACGACTGGGGCCGGGTCGCCGCCCAGACCGTCGCCGTCTACACGGACGTGCTCACCTCGCTCGGCCGGTCGCCCGGCATGACCGGTGTCTTCCCGGGTACGGGGGCCGCCTGA
- a CDS encoding DUF6458 family protein, whose amino-acid sequence MTIAGGIILIMLGAIFTWAVEFDIAGFDINVVGVILMLGGLAWLLFAIYRISVARRAVAPTTTTTVVEDPVTHRRVYEERGYTDPPVV is encoded by the coding sequence ATGACCATCGCAGGCGGCATCATCCTCATCATGCTCGGCGCCATCTTCACCTGGGCGGTCGAGTTCGACATCGCCGGGTTCGACATCAACGTCGTCGGCGTCATCCTGATGCTCGGCGGTCTCGCGTGGTTGCTGTTCGCGATCTACCGGATCAGCGTCGCCCGGCGGGCCGTGGCACCCACCACTACCACCACGGTGGTCGAGGACCCGGTGACCCACCGCCGCGTGTACGAGGAGCGCGGCTACACCGACCCTCCGGTCGTGTGA
- a CDS encoding MetQ/NlpA family ABC transporter substrate-binding protein → MRKLFGVVAGLILAGSLAACGGASTDTAEPAAAPKADAPLKVGVNPVPHGEVLKYVKDNLAAKAGLNLEIVEFTDYVQPNTQLDEGNLDANYFQHIPYLEEFSKGKDIKLSWVAPVHIEPLGLYSKKIKNVTELAQGASVALPNDTSNLGRSLKLLADNGVITLKEGVGVKATERDVADNPKGLQFKPLEAAQLPRSLEDVDAAIINGNYALEADLQPATDSLILEKGEGNPYANGLVTVPAKVDDPRVKKLAEVLQGPEVKKFIEDKYKGAVLPAQQ, encoded by the coding sequence ATGCGCAAGTTGTTCGGGGTCGTGGCCGGCTTGATCCTGGCCGGGAGCCTCGCCGCGTGCGGTGGGGCCTCGACCGACACGGCCGAGCCCGCCGCCGCACCCAAGGCCGACGCCCCGCTCAAGGTCGGGGTGAACCCCGTGCCCCACGGCGAGGTGCTCAAATACGTCAAGGACAACCTCGCCGCCAAGGCCGGGCTGAACCTGGAGATCGTCGAGTTCACCGACTACGTCCAGCCCAACACCCAGCTCGACGAGGGCAACCTGGATGCGAACTACTTCCAGCACATCCCGTACCTGGAGGAGTTCTCCAAGGGCAAGGACATCAAGCTGAGCTGGGTCGCCCCGGTTCACATCGAGCCGCTCGGCCTCTACTCCAAGAAGATCAAGAACGTCACCGAGCTCGCGCAGGGCGCCTCGGTGGCCCTGCCGAACGACACGAGCAACCTGGGCCGCTCGCTCAAGCTCCTCGCCGACAACGGCGTGATCACCCTCAAGGAGGGCGTCGGCGTCAAGGCCACCGAGCGCGACGTGGCCGACAACCCCAAGGGCCTGCAGTTCAAGCCCCTGGAGGCCGCCCAGCTTCCCCGCTCCCTGGAGGACGTGGACGCCGCGATCATCAACGGCAACTACGCCCTGGAGGCCGACCTTCAGCCCGCGACCGACTCGCTGATCCTGGAGAAGGGCGAGGGCAACCCCTACGCCAACGGCCTGGTGACCGTGCCGGCCAAGGTGGACGATCCCCGCGTCAAGAAGCTCGCCGAGGTCCTTCAGGGCCCCGAGGTCAAGAAGTTCATCGAGGACAAGTACAAGGGTGCGGTGCTGCCCGCCCAGCAGTGA
- a CDS encoding ThuA domain-containing protein: MRNLIAAVAAVLVVTIGFGAPVAMAADPPYKVLVFSKTAGFRHDSIPAGVAALRELAVQGGFTVDATEDAAAFTPANLAGYRAVVFLMTTGDVLNATQQTAFESYIAAGGGYVGVHAAADTEYDWAFYGGLVGAYFASHPAIQRATVRVEDQAHPSTAHLPAAWVRTDELYNYRTNPRSTAHVLATLDESTYSGGSMGADHPIAWCKPYQGGRAWYTGLGHTTESYAEPNFRAHLLGGVRYAAGAVPAGCGTTPTPTPTVTPGVTLLSSGRPVTVSSTENGAFGGGNVVDGNAGTRWSSAFSDPQWVSVDLGSVRQVSRVRLQWEAAYGKAYRVETSVDGVSWSQVHSTVAGDGGADDIAFPAVGARHVRVYGTQRATVWGYSLWELEVYGR, from the coding sequence GTGCGTAATCTCATCGCGGCGGTCGCCGCCGTGCTCGTCGTCACAATCGGATTCGGGGCGCCGGTCGCGATGGCCGCCGACCCGCCCTACAAGGTGCTGGTCTTCTCCAAGACCGCCGGATTCCGGCACGACTCCATCCCCGCCGGCGTCGCGGCGCTGCGCGAGCTGGCCGTCCAGGGGGGCTTCACCGTCGACGCCACCGAGGACGCCGCCGCCTTCACCCCGGCCAACCTGGCCGGATACAGGGCGGTGGTCTTCCTGATGACCACCGGCGACGTGCTGAACGCCACCCAGCAGACGGCGTTCGAGTCCTACATCGCGGCCGGCGGCGGATACGTGGGCGTCCACGCGGCGGCCGACACCGAGTACGACTGGGCCTTCTACGGAGGCCTCGTCGGCGCCTACTTCGCCTCCCACCCCGCCATCCAGCGGGCGACGGTGCGGGTGGAGGACCAGGCGCACCCCTCCACGGCCCACCTGCCGGCGGCCTGGGTGCGCACCGACGAGCTGTACAACTATCGCACCAACCCCCGCTCCACCGCCCACGTGCTGGCCACGCTGGACGAGTCGACCTACTCCGGCGGGTCGATGGGGGCCGACCACCCGATCGCCTGGTGCAAGCCGTACCAGGGCGGCCGGGCCTGGTACACCGGCCTCGGCCACACCACCGAGTCCTACGCGGAGCCGAACTTCCGGGCGCACCTGCTCGGCGGGGTCCGCTACGCGGCGGGGGCCGTCCCGGCCGGCTGCGGGACCACCCCCACCCCCACCCCCACGGTGACGCCGGGAGTCACGCTGCTGTCGTCGGGCCGTCCGGTCACGGTCTCCTCGACGGAGAACGGGGCGTTCGGGGGAGGCAACGTGGTGGACGGCAACGCCGGGACGCGGTGGTCGTCGGCGTTCTCCGATCCGCAGTGGGTCTCGGTGGATCTGGGTTCGGTCAGGCAGGTCAGCCGGGTGAGGCTGCAGTGGGAGGCGGCCTACGGGAAGGCTTACCGGGTCGAGACGTCGGTCGACGGCGTGAGCTGGTCGCAGGTCCATTCCACCGTCGCGGGTGACGGTGGTGCGGACGACATCGCCTTCCCGGCGGTGGGTGCCCGTCATGTGCGGGTGTACGGCACGCAGCGCGCCACGGTCTGGGGCTACTCCCTGTGGGAGCTGGAGGTCTATGGCAGGTAG